In the genome of Vicia villosa cultivar HV-30 ecotype Madison, WI linkage group LG7, Vvil1.0, whole genome shotgun sequence, one region contains:
- the LOC131620767 gene encoding PWWP domain-containing protein 5-like isoform X1 yields MAENSDINDLKADYVLFDRENEVSGFDSSTMSNVDVSEALIGDVGGSDDSMNLLSGTDVVGFHMNSGCDVMVNDCEKEGFCREIVSGLEDGGMFDGKVEKISCGLVKNEDEKSVIQCSGGGEEFDKDMVFGLNDGVQIEPECENVEKVALSNEVQEDEDGVENMDVDAQESMDMNVSVSRKAFLCDVMVNGCEKEGFCQEKVNGVKDGGMFGVRCDGKVEKISYGLVENEDEKSVIQCSGGGEETDKGSVFGLNDGVQIEQECENVEKVALSNEVQEAEDGVENMDVNAQESLDMNVSISRKAFLLDSQVNVIQNYITGIGNSGEANSEDNRYDCGGLDLVVDLNSYKNTQEEKDNVPSDLVFSDVNYHVSDLVWGKVRGHPWWPGQIYDPSVASEMAKRQRKENCYLIAYFGDQTFAWNEVSMIKPFHKHFSEFEKQSDLEIFRHAVDCAVEEVSRRVEFGLCCPCVPEEVFSKLKTEVTANAETLDQSSRRNGGDGFIGATSFEPAECVGIVKSLAQSPLTEFDRLDFASARAQVSAFNRSKGYSQPPEFAVLGQLFENDMETQPVSVEELFDQVNEQVLKSDQGFLQNSESTSRRGRKPKAPYNSSDYWFEDFQIASNSSTSQRGRKRKLIACNSSDYCFENFQIAGDSSTSQRGRKRKLIACSSSDYCFNNSQTGNPTQLQNDSVDDLWSRLCLVAKDPTGESCYSSEVIHYFAEFGKFSGRNNFAFFQEGLSLEQEQDGETGVITSVEPAATASMPTPMELCNDSYWTDRIIQSTPEEETLVKKQHEREKLLEASEISPDSSLMHLDSVVNLGSEPSNNVEHDTDVNLGSDPSNNVEHDATDVNLGSEPSNNVEHDTTNVNLGSEPSNNVENDTDVNLGSEPSNNMEHDTDVNLVSEPSNNAEHVNESSPTALTLKFTNFESVPSATDLNQIFANYGPLIESKTVLLEKTNCARVVFKRRVDAESAFSSSGKYSIFGPSLKSYRLKILPPTPEKVTRKRGRKSKKEKSLVDAAAV; encoded by the coding sequence ATGGCTGAAAATTCCGACATAAATGATTTAAAAGCTGATTATGTTTTATTTGATCGAGAGAATGAGGTTTCGGGTTTTGATTCTTCAACAATGTCCAATGTTGATGTTTCTGAAGCCCTAATCGGTGATGTTGGAGGAAGCGACGATTCAATGAACCTGCTTTCTGGGACTGATGTGGTTGGGTTTCACATGAACTCGGGGTGTGATGTTATGGTTAATGACTGTGAAAAAGAGGGTTTTTGTCGAGAAATAGTGAGTGGTTTGGAGGATGGAGGAATGTTTGATGGGAAAGTAGAAAAAATTTCATGTGGGTTGGtgaagaatgaagatgagaagAGTGTGATTCAATGTTCTGGTGGAGGTGAAGAGTTTGATAAAGATATGGTTTTTGGATTGAATGATGGTGTTCAGATTGAACCTGAATGTGAGAATGTGGAGAAGGTTGCATTGAGTAATGAGGTTCAAGAAGATGAGGATGGGGTTGAAAACATGGATGTCGATGCACAAGAGTCTATGGATATGAATGTTTCGGTTTCGAGAAAGGCCTTTCTGTGCGATGTTATGGTTAATGGCTGTGAAAAAGAGGGTTTTTGTCAAGAAAAAGTGAATGGTGTTAAGGATGGAGGAATGTTTGGTGTTAGGTGTGATGGGAAAGTAGAAAAAATTTCATATGGATTGGTGGAGAATGAAGATGAGAAAAGTGTGATTCAATGTTCTGGTGGAGGTGAAGAGACTGATAAAGGTTCGGTTTTTGGATTAAACGATGGTGTTCAGATTGAACAAGAATGTGAGAATGTGGAGAAAGTTGCATTGAGTAATGAGGTTCAAGAAGCTGAGGATGGGGTTGAAAACATGGATGTCAATGCACAAGAGTCTTTGGATATGAATGTTTCGATTTCGAGAAAGGCTTTTCTGTTGGATTCACAAGTAAATGTGATTCAGAATTATATCACGGGTATTGGTAATTCCGGTGAAGCCAACTCCGAGGATAATCGATATGACTGTGGTGGTTTAGATCTTGTTGTGGATCTTAATTCTTATAAAAACACTCAGGAGGAGAAGGATAATGTGCCGAGTGATTTGGTGTTTTCCGATGTTAACTATCATGTATCTGATTTAGTATGGGGAAAGGTTAGGGGCCATCCTTGGTGGCCTGGTCAGATCTATGATCCTTCCGTTGCATCCGAGATGGCAAAGAGGCAGCGGAAGGAAAATTGTTACCTGATAGCATATTTTGGCGATCAAACATTTGCTTGGAATGAAGTCTCGATGATAAAACCGTTTCATAAACATTTCTCCGAATTTGAGAAGCAGAGCGATTTGGAAATTTTCCGCCACGCTGTTGATTGTGCTGTAGAGGAAGTTTCGAGACGGGTTGAGTTTGGCCTGTGTTGTCCTTGTGTTCCTGAAGAAGTATTCTCTAAACTGAAAACAGAAgtaactgctaatgctgaaaCCCTTGATCAATCAAGCAGAAGAAATGGTGGGGACGGGTTTATAGGTGCAACATCGTTTGAACCGGCGGAATGTGTCGGTATTGTTAAATCATTAGCTCAGTCACCACTTACTGAGTTTGATAGACTGGATTTCGCTAGTGCTCGTGCCCAAGTGTCGGCTTTCAATCGCTCGAAAGGCTATTCACAACCGCCTGAATTTGCAGTACTTGGCCAGTTGTTCGAGAACGATATGGAAACTCAACCTGTAAGTGTGGAAGAGCTGTTTGATCAAGTTAACGAACAAGTTTTAAAATCCGATCAAGGCTTTTTGCAGAACTCTGAATCAACTTCACGGCGTGGAAGGAAACCAAAGGCACCTTACAATAGTTCTGATTATTGGTTCGAAGATTTCCAAATTGCTAGTAATAGTTCAACTTCACAGCGTGGCAGAAAACGGAAGTTAATAGCTTGCAATAGTTCTGACTATTGTTTTGAGAATTTCCAAATTGCTGGTGATAGTTCAACTTCACAGCGTGGCAGAAAACGGAAGTTAATAGCTTGCAGTAGTTCTGACTATTGTTTCAATAATTCTCAAACTGGAAACCCCACCCAGTTACAGAATGATTCCGTAGATGATTTGTGGTCTCGACTATGCTTGGTTGCCAAAGATCCTACCGGAGAAAGTTGCTACAGCAGTGAGGTGATACATTACTTTGCAGAATTTGGAAAATTCAGTGGCCGTAACAATTTTGCTTTCTTTCAAGAGGGATTGTCTTTAGAACAAGAGCAAGATGGTGAGACTGGAGTAATAACATCTGTAGAACCTGCTGCTACAGCTTCTATGCCGACACCGATGGAGCTATGCAATGATTCTTATTGGACTGATAGAATAATTCAAAGCACTCCTGAAGAGGAGACACTTGTAAAAAAGCAACATGAAAGAGAGAAACTTTTGGAGGCTTCCGAAATTAGCCCTGATTCGAGTTTAATGCATCTAGATAGTGTTGTAAATCTCGGATCAGAACCTTCGAACAACGTGGAACATGATACTGATGTTAATCTCGGATCAGATCCCTCCAACAATGTGGAGCATGATGCTACTGATGTAAATCTCGGATCAGAACCATCCAACAATGTGGAACACGATACTACTAATGTAAACCTCGGATCAGAACCATCCAACAATGTGGAAAATGATACTGATGTAAATCTCGGATCAGAACCTTCCAACAATATGGAACATGATACCGATGTAAATCTCGTATCAGAACCTTCCAACAATGCGGAACATGTGAACGAGAGTTCTCCGACTGCTCTTACTCTGAAGTTTACAAATTTTGAGTCGGTTCCTTCAGCAACCGATCTGAACCAGATCTTTGCCAACTATGGGCCGCTAATTGAATCAAAGACTGTGCTGCTAGAGAAAACTAACTGCGCCAGAGTTGTTTTCAAAAGACGCGTTGATGCAGAAAGTGCTTTTAGCAGTTCTGGAAAGTATAGCATCTTTGGACCTTCGTTAAAGAGTTATCGCCTCAAGATTTTGCCTCCTACGCCAGAGAAAGTCACAAGAAAGCGAGGCaggaaaagcaaaaaagaaaaaagtttggtGGATGCAGCAGCAGTTTGA
- the LOC131620767 gene encoding PWWP domain-containing protein 5-like isoform X2 — MAENSDINDLKADYVLFDRENEVSGFDSSTMSNVDVSEALIGDVGGSDDSMNLLSGTDVVGFHMNSGCDVMVNDCEKEGFCREIVSGLEDGGMFDGKVEKISCGLVKNEDEKSVIQCSGGGEEFDKDMVFGLNDGVQIEPECENVEKVALSNEVQEDEDGVENMDVDAQESMDMNVSVSRKAFLCDVMVNGCEKEGFCQEKVNGVKDGGMFGVRCDGKVEKISYGLVENEDEKSVIQCSGGGEETDKGSVFGLNDGVQIEQECENVEKVALSNEVQEAEDGVENMDVNAQESLDMNVSISRKAFLLDSQVNVIQNYITGIGNSGEANSEDNRYDCGGLDLVVDLNSYKNTQEEKDNVPSDLVFSDVNYHVSDLVWGKVRGHPWWPGQIYDPSVASEMAKRQRKENCYLIAYFGDQTFAWNEVSMIKPFHKHFSEFEKQSDLEIFRHAVDCAVEEVSRRVEFGLCCPCVPEEVFSKLKTEVTANAETLDQSSRRNGGDGFIGATSFEPAECVGIVKSLAQSPLTEFDRLDFASARAQVSAFNRSKGYSQPPEFAVLGQLFENDMETQPVSVEELFDQVNEQVLKSDQGFLQNSESTSRRGRKPKAPYNSSDYWFEDFQIASNSSTSQRGRKRKLIACNSSDYCFENFQIAGDSSTSQRGRKRKLIACSSSDYCFNNSQTGNPTQLQNDSVDDLWSRLCLVAKDPTGESCYSSEVIHYFAEFGKFSGRNNFAFFQEGLSLEQEQDGETGVITSVEPAATASMPTPMELCNDSYWTDRIIQSTPEEETLVKKQHEREKLLEASEISPDSSLMHLDSVVNLGSEPSNNVEHDTDVNLGSDPSNNVEHDATDVNLGSEPSNNVENDTDVNLGSEPSNNMEHDTDVNLVSEPSNNAEHVNESSPTALTLKFTNFESVPSATDLNQIFANYGPLIESKTVLLEKTNCARVVFKRRVDAESAFSSSGKYSIFGPSLKSYRLKILPPTPEKVTRKRGRKSKKEKSLVDAAAV, encoded by the exons ATGGCTGAAAATTCCGACATAAATGATTTAAAAGCTGATTATGTTTTATTTGATCGAGAGAATGAGGTTTCGGGTTTTGATTCTTCAACAATGTCCAATGTTGATGTTTCTGAAGCCCTAATCGGTGATGTTGGAGGAAGCGACGATTCAATGAACCTGCTTTCTGGGACTGATGTGGTTGGGTTTCACATGAACTCGGGGTGTGATGTTATGGTTAATGACTGTGAAAAAGAGGGTTTTTGTCGAGAAATAGTGAGTGGTTTGGAGGATGGAGGAATGTTTGATGGGAAAGTAGAAAAAATTTCATGTGGGTTGGtgaagaatgaagatgagaagAGTGTGATTCAATGTTCTGGTGGAGGTGAAGAGTTTGATAAAGATATGGTTTTTGGATTGAATGATGGTGTTCAGATTGAACCTGAATGTGAGAATGTGGAGAAGGTTGCATTGAGTAATGAGGTTCAAGAAGATGAGGATGGGGTTGAAAACATGGATGTCGATGCACAAGAGTCTATGGATATGAATGTTTCGGTTTCGAGAAAGGCCTTTCTGTGCGATGTTATGGTTAATGGCTGTGAAAAAGAGGGTTTTTGTCAAGAAAAAGTGAATGGTGTTAAGGATGGAGGAATGTTTGGTGTTAGGTGTGATGGGAAAGTAGAAAAAATTTCATATGGATTGGTGGAGAATGAAGATGAGAAAAGTGTGATTCAATGTTCTGGTGGAGGTGAAGAGACTGATAAAGGTTCGGTTTTTGGATTAAACGATGGTGTTCAGATTGAACAAGAATGTGAGAATGTGGAGAAAGTTGCATTGAGTAATGAGGTTCAAGAAGCTGAGGATGGGGTTGAAAACATGGATGTCAATGCACAAGAGTCTTTGGATATGAATGTTTCGATTTCGAGAAAGGCTTTTCTGTTGGATTCACAAGTAAATGTGATTCAGAATTATATCACGGGTATTGGTAATTCCGGTGAAGCCAACTCCGAGGATAATCGATATGACTGTGGTGGTTTAGATCTTGTTGTGGATCTTAATTCTTATAAAAACACTCAGGAGGAGAAGGATAATGTGCCGAGTGATTTGGTGTTTTCCGATGTTAACTATCATGTATCTGATTTAGTATGGGGAAAGGTTAGGGGCCATCCTTGGTGGCCTGGTCAGATCTATGATCCTTCCGTTGCATCCGAGATGGCAAAGAGGCAGCGGAAGGAAAATTGTTACCTGATAGCATATTTTGGCGATCAAACATTTGCTTGGAATGAAGTCTCGATGATAAAACCGTTTCATAAACATTTCTCCGAATTTGAGAAGCAGAGCGATTTGGAAATTTTCCGCCACGCTGTTGATTGTGCTGTAGAGGAAGTTTCGAGACGGGTTGAGTTTGGCCTGTGTTGTCCTTGTGTTCCTGAAGAAGTATTCTCTAAACTGAAAACAGAAgtaactgctaatgctgaaaCCCTTGATCAATCAAGCAGAAGAAATGGTGGGGACGGGTTTATAGGTGCAACATCGTTTGAACCGGCGGAATGTGTCGGTATTGTTAAATCATTAGCTCAGTCACCACTTACTGAGTTTGATAGACTGGATTTCGCTAGTGCTCGTGCCCAAGTGTCGGCTTTCAATCGCTCGAAAGGCTATTCACAACCGCCTGAATTTGCAGTACTTGGCCAGTTGTTCGAGAACGATATGGAAACTCAACCTGTAAGTGTGGAAGAGCTGTTTGATCAAGTTAACGAACAAGTTTTAAAATCCGATCAAGGCTTTTTGCAGAACTCTGAATCAACTTCACGGCGTGGAAGGAAACCAAAGGCACCTTACAATAGTTCTGATTATTGGTTCGAAGATTTCCAAATTGCTAGTAATAGTTCAACTTCACAGCGTGGCAGAAAACGGAAGTTAATAGCTTGCAATAGTTCTGACTATTGTTTTGAGAATTTCCAAATTGCTGGTGATAGTTCAACTTCACAGCGTGGCAGAAAACGGAAGTTAATAGCTTGCAGTAGTTCTGACTATTGTTTCAATAATTCTCAAACTGGAAACCCCACCCAGTTACAGAATGATTCCGTAGATGATTTGTGGTCTCGACTATGCTTGGTTGCCAAAGATCCTACCGGAGAAAGTTGCTACAGCAGTGAGGTGATACATTACTTTGCAGAATTTGGAAAATTCAGTGGCCGTAACAATTTTGCTTTCTTTCAAGAGGGATTGTCTTTAGAACAAGAGCAAGATGGTGAGACTGGAGTAATAACATCTGTAGAACCTGCTGCTACAGCTTCTATGCCGACACCGATGGAGCTATGCAATGATTCTTATTGGACTGATAGAATAATTCAAAGCACTCCTGAAGAGGAGACACTTGTAAAAAAGCAACATGAAAGAGAGAAACTTTTGGAGGCTTCCGAAATTAGCCCTGATTCGAGTTTAATGCATCTAGATAGTGTTGTAAATCTCGGATCAGAACCTTCGAACAACGTGGAACATGATACTGATGTTAATCTCGGATCAGATCCCTCCAACAATGTGGAGCATGATGCTACTGATGTAAAT CTCGGATCAGAACCATCCAACAATGTGGAAAATGATACTGATGTAAATCTCGGATCAGAACCTTCCAACAATATGGAACATGATACCGATGTAAATCTCGTATCAGAACCTTCCAACAATGCGGAACATGTGAACGAGAGTTCTCCGACTGCTCTTACTCTGAAGTTTACAAATTTTGAGTCGGTTCCTTCAGCAACCGATCTGAACCAGATCTTTGCCAACTATGGGCCGCTAATTGAATCAAAGACTGTGCTGCTAGAGAAAACTAACTGCGCCAGAGTTGTTTTCAAAAGACGCGTTGATGCAGAAAGTGCTTTTAGCAGTTCTGGAAAGTATAGCATCTTTGGACCTTCGTTAAAGAGTTATCGCCTCAAGATTTTGCCTCCTACGCCAGAGAAAGTCACAAGAAAGCGAGGCaggaaaagcaaaaaagaaaaaagtttggtGGATGCAGCAGCAGTTTGA